A part of Verrucomicrobiales bacterium genomic DNA contains:
- the rpmE gene encoding 50S ribosomal protein L31: MKADIHPKYMDAEIRCACGNVIHTRSTKPSIVVGICNACHPFYTGQQKFVDTAGRVDKFQQRMAKTQAAQAAAAVAAGKKKKK; the protein is encoded by the coding sequence ATGAAAGCCGATATTCATCCGAAGTACATGGACGCTGAGATTCGTTGCGCTTGTGGCAACGTGATTCACACTCGCTCCACCAAGCCCTCGATCGTTGTGGGTATCTGCAATGCCTGCCATCCCTTCTACACAGGGCAGCAGAAATTTGTTGATACCGCCGGACGCGTCGACAAGTTCCAACAGCGCATGGCCAAGACCCAGGCCGCGCAAGCTGCCGCTGCGGTTGCCGCCGGCAAGAAAAAGAAGAAGTAG
- a CDS encoding Gfo/Idh/MocA family oxidoreductase, with product MNSVRLGIVGMGNIGKHHATYLRAGQVPRAELVAVCSPSPSKLEAYKPLAIYQDPLELIRSKTIDALLIATPHYQHTTLGIAALEAGLHVMVEKPISAHKADAERLIAVAAQRPDLVFGAMFQLRTEPRYLKIQNLLRSGELGQVIRVNWINTDWFRTEAYYASGGWRATWKGEGGGVLLNQALHNLDTLYWLFGRPARVRAFCQLGKFHQIEVEDQVTAYLEWPDGASGIFVTSTGEAPGSNRLEITGSRGRLVLENDRLTFVRNESDMLEFSRTAKTGFGKPEVWNAEVPFSNSPAQHASLMQNFVEAILDKKPLVAPGADGLGSVELANAMLYSGLTQQTVEFPLDSAAYEQKLQQLIADSKFQKRVETIQNDDFSKSFRR from the coding sequence ATGAACTCCGTTCGGCTGGGTATCGTTGGGATGGGCAATATCGGCAAGCATCACGCGACCTATCTGCGCGCGGGGCAGGTCCCCCGGGCAGAGTTGGTGGCGGTCTGTAGTCCATCCCCTTCTAAGCTAGAGGCTTACAAGCCTTTGGCCATCTACCAGGACCCGCTGGAGTTGATCCGGTCCAAGACCATTGATGCCCTGCTCATCGCCACGCCTCACTACCAGCACACCACGCTAGGAATTGCCGCCTTGGAGGCGGGCTTGCACGTGATGGTCGAAAAACCGATCTCCGCGCACAAGGCCGATGCAGAGCGGTTGATCGCGGTGGCGGCTCAGCGTCCGGATCTGGTGTTTGGAGCGATGTTTCAGCTGCGGACGGAACCTCGTTATCTCAAGATTCAAAACCTGTTGCGCTCGGGGGAGTTGGGTCAGGTGATTCGTGTTAATTGGATCAATACCGACTGGTTTCGGACGGAGGCCTACTATGCCAGTGGCGGGTGGCGGGCGACTTGGAAGGGGGAAGGTGGCGGGGTCTTGCTCAACCAGGCGCTGCATAATCTAGACACTCTCTACTGGCTCTTTGGTCGACCGGCGCGGGTGCGCGCGTTCTGTCAGTTGGGCAAGTTCCATCAAATCGAGGTCGAAGACCAGGTCACCGCCTACTTGGAATGGCCCGATGGGGCGTCGGGGATCTTCGTGACCTCCACGGGGGAGGCTCCCGGATCGAATCGGCTGGAGATTACTGGGTCGCGCGGCCGCTTGGTCCTGGAGAATGATCGGCTCACGTTCGTTCGCAACGAATCGGACATGCTCGAATTTAGTCGAACCGCGAAGACGGGATTCGGCAAGCCGGAAGTGTGGAACGCTGAGGTGCCGTTCAGCAACAGCCCCGCCCAGCACGCCAGCCTCATGCAAAATTTTGTGGAGGCCATTCTGGACAAAAAACCGTTGGTGGCACCTGGTGCCGACGGCCTGGGCTCGGTGGAACTCGCGAACGCCATGCTCTATTCGGGACTCACCCAGCAAACCGTGGAGTTTCCCCTCGATTCCGCCGCCTACGAGCAAAAGCTCCAGCAGCTGATCGCCGATTCCAAATTTCAGAAGCGCGTCGAGACGATTCAGAACGACGATTTTAGTAAGTCGTTTCGACGGTAA
- a CDS encoding DUF1501 domain-containing protein has product MTHHASFRSGGPLSRRTFLADLGMGFTGLALGAMLQRDGLVAAAPSVPRVDGRPHFTPKAKNVIWLFMNGGVSHMESFDPKPMLTQYEGKSIAETPFAGVQDPKKLAIERLVVPDANGNQRNKLYPLQVGFRKHGQSGIEVSDWFPHIARQVDRLAVVRSMWTTDSNHGAQTQFHSGRHQNDGDFPTLGAWVHYGLGSLNQNLPQFISMGTREYWNKRDGHYLGPAHDAVPLRIDPQKPIDFGRAEGAFAGDAQGVGLDLIQQLNALRGVEYPRDPAMAARVASYELAFRMQRSIPDIVDFSRESAETKALYGLDLPHCRDFGMQLLAARRLVERGVRFVQIQHGGGGAGAWDAHSGLKANHTAHALAVDQPIGALLQDLDARGLLDETLVVFATEFGRTPGSQGSDGRDHHIFGFSVWMAGGGLKRGIVHGATDEIGFHAVENRHYVTDIHATILHQLGLDSRQMEIPGRKRLEIDHGKPIWEIIS; this is encoded by the coding sequence ATGACACACCACGCGAGTTTCCGGTCCGGCGGTCCGCTCTCTCGACGGACTTTCCTGGCGGATTTGGGCATGGGCTTCACCGGGCTGGCGTTGGGAGCGATGCTTCAGCGCGATGGGCTCGTGGCCGCTGCGCCGTCAGTGCCCCGGGTGGACGGCCGCCCTCATTTCACGCCTAAAGCCAAGAACGTGATCTGGCTCTTCATGAATGGCGGAGTGAGCCATATGGAGAGTTTCGATCCCAAGCCGATGCTGACCCAATACGAGGGCAAGAGCATCGCTGAGACTCCCTTTGCCGGGGTGCAGGATCCCAAGAAACTGGCGATCGAGCGTCTCGTGGTGCCGGATGCCAATGGCAATCAGCGAAACAAGCTCTACCCCTTGCAGGTCGGGTTCCGGAAACACGGGCAGAGTGGCATTGAAGTCAGCGACTGGTTTCCGCATATCGCTCGCCAGGTGGACCGCTTGGCGGTGGTGCGGTCAATGTGGACGACCGACAGCAATCACGGCGCCCAGACCCAGTTTCATTCGGGTCGCCACCAGAACGATGGCGATTTTCCCACCCTGGGCGCCTGGGTGCACTACGGGTTGGGCAGTCTGAACCAGAACCTGCCTCAGTTCATCTCGATGGGCACCCGCGAGTATTGGAACAAGCGCGATGGACACTATCTCGGGCCGGCCCATGACGCCGTCCCGTTGCGCATCGATCCGCAGAAACCCATCGACTTCGGCCGAGCTGAGGGCGCGTTCGCCGGCGACGCGCAGGGTGTTGGATTGGACTTGATCCAACAGCTCAATGCCTTGCGCGGGGTGGAGTATCCCCGTGATCCGGCCATGGCGGCTCGGGTGGCTTCCTACGAGCTGGCCTTTCGCATGCAGCGATCCATTCCCGACATCGTGGACTTCTCCCGCGAATCCGCGGAGACCAAAGCCTTATATGGACTGGATCTCCCGCATTGTCGTGACTTCGGGATGCAGCTTCTCGCAGCGCGTCGTTTGGTGGAGCGCGGAGTTCGCTTCGTTCAGATTCAGCATGGCGGAGGCGGCGCGGGGGCCTGGGACGCGCACAGCGGGCTGAAAGCGAACCATACCGCGCATGCCTTGGCAGTGGATCAACCCATCGGGGCGCTGCTGCAGGACTTGGATGCCCGTGGGCTTTTGGACGAAACCCTGGTCGTGTTCGCCACTGAGTTCGGCCGGACTCCCGGCTCGCAGGGATCGGACGGACGGGATCATCACATCTTCGGTTTTTCCGTCTGGATGGCGGGCGGTGGGCTCAAGCGTGGCATCGTGCACGGCGCCACCGATGAGATCGGATTTCATGCGGTGGAGAATCGGCACTACGTGACGGATATTCACGCGACGATCCTCCATCAGCTTGGTTTGGATTCTCGTCAGATGGAAATCCCCGGCCGGAAGCGACTCGAGATCGACCACGGCAAGCCGATCTGGGAGATTATTAGCTAG
- a CDS encoding RNA-binding protein: MSTKLFVGNLSFNITENDLQDAFAAHGTVVETNLMMDRMSGRPRGFGFVTMSTPEEAQKAIDAMNGAPLDGRNLTVNIARPREERPSGGGGGGGRREYGGGGGGGGRNRY, translated from the coding sequence ATGAGTACGAAATTGTTTGTTGGAAATCTTTCCTTCAACATCACGGAAAACGACCTCCAAGACGCATTCGCGGCTCACGGAACGGTTGTCGAAACCAATTTGATGATGGACCGTATGAGCGGGCGTCCCCGCGGCTTCGGTTTCGTCACGATGAGCACCCCCGAGGAAGCTCAGAAGGCAATCGACGCCATGAACGGAGCTCCGTTGGATGGCCGTAACCTCACTGTCAACATCGCTCGTCCTCGCGAAGAGCGTCCCTCCGGCGGCGGCGGCGGCGGTGGTCGTCGTGAATACGGCGGCGGCGGCGGTGGCGGCGGTCGCAATCGCTACTAA
- the prfA gene encoding peptide chain release factor 1 — protein sequence MDLRRHIESLRARYREVEQLLSDPSTFSQAQKFQELSREYSRLKELVETGDVYIKAVQELEENRSLAASEPLSSELGQMAKEEIARLEPEVARLTRAVQRGLLPPDPTDSRNTIFEIRAGAGGAESALFAADLYRMYTRYAETRGWKIETMESSTSDLGGFREIIFGVKGDEAFRRLKFESGVHRVQRVPATEAQGRIHTSTATVAVLPEAEEVDVQIKPEELEVSVCRASGPGGQGVNTTDSAVQIIHKPTGLIVRCSDERSQIKNRDKAMKVLRSRLLERRIAEENAKYAAARKAQVGTGERNEKIRTYNFPQNRVTDHRIELTIYNLSAVMEGDINCLLDPLSEHDMEERLQGLSL from the coding sequence ATGGACCTCCGACGTCACATTGAAAGCCTGCGTGCCCGGTATCGGGAGGTGGAGCAGTTGCTCAGTGACCCGTCCACGTTCAGCCAGGCCCAGAAATTCCAGGAGCTGTCCCGGGAGTATTCCCGGCTGAAGGAGTTGGTCGAGACGGGGGATGTGTATATCAAGGCGGTCCAGGAGCTGGAGGAGAACCGGTCCTTGGCCGCTTCTGAGCCCCTCAGTTCGGAACTGGGCCAGATGGCGAAGGAGGAGATCGCCCGGCTTGAGCCTGAAGTGGCTCGTCTCACCCGAGCGGTTCAGCGCGGCCTCCTGCCTCCGGATCCCACGGACTCACGCAACACGATCTTCGAAATCCGGGCCGGAGCGGGCGGGGCCGAGTCGGCACTCTTCGCCGCTGATTTGTATCGGATGTATACCCGGTATGCGGAAACGCGGGGCTGGAAGATTGAGACCATGGAATCCAGCACGTCCGATTTAGGCGGCTTTCGAGAAATTATCTTTGGAGTGAAGGGCGATGAGGCCTTTCGTCGTTTGAAGTTTGAGAGCGGGGTTCATCGGGTCCAACGGGTTCCCGCGACCGAGGCGCAGGGACGAATCCACACCAGCACCGCAACCGTGGCGGTGCTTCCCGAGGCTGAGGAGGTGGATGTCCAAATCAAACCCGAGGAACTCGAGGTGTCTGTCTGTCGTGCCAGCGGGCCGGGCGGGCAGGGGGTTAACACCACCGACAGCGCGGTTCAGATCATCCACAAGCCTACCGGTCTGATCGTGCGCTGTTCCGATGAGCGTTCCCAGATCAAGAATCGGGATAAGGCGATGAAGGTATTGCGCAGTCGCTTGCTCGAGCGGCGGATCGCCGAAGAAAATGCGAAATACGCGGCTGCCCGAAAGGCTCAGGTGGGAACGGGCGAGCGGAATGAGAAGATTCGCACCTATAATTTCCCGCAAAACCGAGTCACGGATCATCGGATCGAATTGACCATCTACAACCTCTCCGCGGTGATGGAGGGGGACATTAATTGCCTGCTCGACCCTCTTTCTGAACATGACATGGAGGAGCGTCTACAGGGTCTCAGCCTCTAG
- a CDS encoding DNA/pantothenate metabolism flavoprotein domain protein, whose product MHCLITAGPTYENLDQVRRLTNFSTGSLGLELAQQLVSAGHPVTLLLGEGATVVPPAGLRVIRFSTTENLRERLHDQVDAGVGALFHAAAVSDFRFGKVWERVESGELRELSAGKLTTRQGTLLAELLPTPKLIAELRSLFPQARLVGWKYEVDGSRQEVVAKGVQQIRENRTDACVLNGPAYGPGFGWSSVDGALRHLADRSALLAFLTAWVGAPTK is encoded by the coding sequence ATGCACTGCCTCATCACTGCCGGACCGACGTACGAGAACCTGGATCAGGTTCGTCGGCTGACCAACTTCTCCACCGGCAGCCTGGGGCTGGAGCTGGCTCAGCAATTGGTTTCGGCCGGACATCCGGTGACGCTGTTGCTGGGTGAGGGGGCCACGGTGGTGCCTCCGGCCGGGCTTCGCGTCATCCGGTTCAGCACCACGGAGAACCTTCGGGAACGCCTGCACGATCAGGTGGACGCCGGGGTTGGCGCGCTTTTTCACGCAGCAGCCGTCAGCGACTTTCGGTTCGGAAAGGTTTGGGAACGCGTTGAGTCTGGCGAACTGCGCGAGCTCAGCGCGGGCAAACTAACCACTCGGCAGGGGACTCTGCTGGCCGAGTTGCTGCCGACACCCAAGCTGATTGCCGAGCTGCGGTCCCTGTTTCCGCAAGCGCGGCTGGTAGGCTGGAAGTATGAAGTGGACGGCAGTCGGCAGGAGGTTGTGGCCAAAGGGGTTCAACAGATTCGTGAAAACCGAACTGATGCCTGCGTGCTGAACGGCCCCGCCTACGGCCCTGGATTTGGCTGGTCTAGCGTCGATGGCGCCCTGCGTCACCTGGCTGATCGGTCCGCCCTGCTGGCCTTCCTGACTGCCTGGGTAGGAGCACCCACAAAATAA
- a CDS encoding DUF1553 domain-containing protein: MSLGRLLFRSNCTRVQSALFAQADGLAFLCHLLGAGVALLPFVLRAEVAEVDYTRQIKPLLRERCYTCHGALQQKAKLRLDTVPSMLQGGKSGPVLSRGDANKSLLLERVSTSQLDERMPPEHEGEPFSAAQISLLRTWIQQGAVSPVEEQPEADPQSHWAFRPRQRPHVPVVSHATWVRNPIDAFLAAEHERRGLRPLPDAPRAVLVRRLYLDLIGLPPSAAEITAAESATAPDWYEAMVDRLLSDPRHGERWARHWMDVWRYSDWWGLGDQLRNSQKHIWHWRDWIIESVNADTPYDEMIRLMLAADESHPDDLGRLRATGYLGRNYFLFNRNQWMDETVEHVGKSFLGLTLNCAKCHDHKYDPIAQGDFYKLRAFFEPYQVRVDVLPGESDLNRDGLPRVYDAYPPPPTYRFVRGQEKEPDLSVTIAPGIPEMLMFGDLRIQPVELPVEAWQPDRRPWVGAAYLSAARQKLNAAESSAHQAREKQRQPSSGSDETALRQAELRVAEATLQLAQSELTGLESRLTALQAEWTQAGVDRVQETRQRAVRAERDTAVVRARQRVVEVELKRWRAAPDQKAAIDKELVSANEAVAKAEKDSVAPVGLDEKYTRLVGASWTPTRFLDSTKDDPRVEFAPRSTGRRTALAAWITDARNPLTARVAINHVWMRHFGAPLVPSVFDFGRKNAAPLFPELIDWLASELVDSGWSLKHLHRLMVTSSAYRLGSSLAGADAQLSQDPDNLRWWRRTPVRLEAQVIRDSILAQAGRLDVTQGGPPVLPAEQESSRRRSLYFVHSNNDQNLFLSTFDDAAVKECYRRDQSVVPQQALALSNSKLVQEAAPLIAARLSREALGGGGTEAEVEARFVRRAFLALLGFAPTEPELAVAAKALEEWRRLAIVASDPAPAERARASLIWALLNHNDFVTMR, encoded by the coding sequence ATGTCCCTTGGACGACTTTTATTTCGATCGAACTGCACTCGCGTTCAGTCAGCCCTTTTTGCACAAGCTGATGGCTTGGCCTTCCTCTGTCATCTCCTCGGCGCGGGGGTCGCACTCCTCCCTTTCGTGTTGCGGGCCGAGGTCGCGGAGGTCGACTACACTCGCCAGATCAAACCCTTACTCCGCGAGCGCTGCTACACCTGCCACGGGGCGCTCCAACAAAAAGCGAAGCTTCGCTTGGATACGGTCCCGTCGATGCTCCAAGGCGGGAAATCCGGGCCCGTCCTGTCGCGTGGTGACGCAAATAAATCTCTTCTGCTCGAAAGGGTTTCGACCTCGCAACTCGATGAACGAATGCCGCCGGAGCATGAGGGCGAACCCTTTTCCGCTGCCCAGATTTCCCTCCTGCGCACCTGGATTCAGCAAGGCGCAGTTTCGCCGGTGGAGGAACAGCCGGAGGCGGATCCCCAAAGCCATTGGGCTTTCCGTCCCCGTCAACGCCCGCACGTGCCGGTCGTCAGCCATGCGACCTGGGTTAGAAACCCCATCGATGCCTTTCTCGCCGCGGAGCACGAACGTCGAGGACTTCGCCCTCTTCCTGACGCCCCTCGCGCTGTGCTGGTTCGTCGGCTGTATCTCGATCTGATCGGCTTGCCTCCGTCGGCAGCTGAAATCACCGCTGCCGAATCGGCCACCGCACCCGATTGGTATGAGGCGATGGTCGATCGCCTGCTCTCCGACCCGCGACACGGCGAGCGCTGGGCTCGGCACTGGATGGACGTCTGGCGGTATAGTGATTGGTGGGGGCTGGGGGATCAACTTCGCAACAGCCAAAAGCACATTTGGCACTGGCGCGACTGGATCATCGAATCCGTCAATGCCGATACTCCCTACGACGAGATGATTCGCCTGATGCTGGCGGCGGATGAATCGCATCCCGACGACCTCGGCCGTCTGCGTGCGACCGGCTATCTCGGCCGCAACTATTTCCTGTTCAATCGCAATCAATGGATGGATGAAACGGTGGAACATGTCGGCAAGTCATTCCTGGGACTTACTCTGAACTGTGCCAAATGCCATGATCACAAGTATGATCCCATCGCTCAGGGGGACTTCTACAAACTGCGGGCCTTCTTCGAACCCTACCAGGTGCGGGTGGATGTCCTGCCCGGAGAGTCCGACTTGAACCGGGATGGACTGCCGCGGGTTTATGATGCCTATCCTCCCCCGCCCACCTACCGGTTTGTGCGCGGTCAGGAAAAAGAGCCCGACCTCTCCGTAACGATTGCTCCCGGTATTCCCGAAATGCTGATGTTCGGCGACTTGCGGATTCAGCCGGTGGAACTCCCGGTGGAGGCGTGGCAGCCGGATCGACGTCCTTGGGTAGGAGCCGCCTATCTGAGTGCCGCTCGCCAGAAACTTAACGCGGCCGAATCCTCCGCGCATCAGGCGCGGGAGAAACAGCGCCAACCCTCGTCGGGTTCCGACGAGACGGCGCTCCGCCAGGCCGAGTTGAGGGTGGCGGAAGCGACGCTTCAGCTCGCTCAGTCTGAGCTGACTGGCCTGGAGTCGCGTCTGACGGCATTGCAGGCGGAGTGGACCCAGGCCGGTGTCGACCGAGTTCAGGAAACCCGGCAGCGTGCCGTCAGGGCCGAACGAGACACGGCCGTCGTTCGTGCGAGGCAGCGCGTGGTCGAAGTTGAGCTGAAGCGATGGCGAGCCGCACCGGATCAGAAGGCGGCCATCGATAAGGAACTCGTGTCGGCCAACGAGGCCGTGGCCAAGGCAGAAAAGGATTCGGTCGCGCCCGTTGGGCTGGACGAGAAGTATACCCGCCTGGTGGGAGCCAGTTGGACTCCGACCCGATTTCTCGATTCGACCAAGGATGACCCGCGTGTCGAGTTCGCTCCGCGCAGCACCGGACGTCGGACAGCCTTGGCGGCGTGGATCACGGACGCGCGGAATCCGCTCACGGCTCGGGTGGCGATCAATCATGTGTGGATGCGCCACTTCGGTGCTCCGCTGGTGCCCAGCGTGTTCGACTTCGGGCGCAAGAACGCGGCTCCTCTGTTTCCAGAACTCATCGATTGGCTGGCATCGGAACTGGTGGACAGCGGCTGGAGCCTGAAGCATCTCCATCGGCTGATGGTGACCTCATCGGCCTATCGCCTGGGTTCGTCCTTGGCGGGTGCCGATGCTCAGCTGTCCCAAGACCCCGACAACCTTCGCTGGTGGCGTCGCACGCCAGTGCGGTTGGAAGCGCAGGTGATCCGCGACTCCATTCTAGCGCAGGCGGGGCGTTTGGACGTCACTCAGGGCGGGCCTCCGGTGCTCCCGGCGGAGCAGGAATCGTCGCGTCGGCGCAGCCTGTATTTCGTTCACTCCAACAACGACCAGAACTTGTTTTTGTCCACCTTCGACGATGCGGCGGTAAAGGAGTGCTATCGACGTGATCAGAGTGTGGTTCCCCAGCAGGCGCTGGCTTTGTCGAACAGCAAGTTGGTCCAGGAAGCTGCACCGCTCATCGCCGCTCGGTTGAGTCGCGAGGCCTTGGGGGGTGGAGGAACCGAGGCGGAGGTCGAGGCGCGGTTTGTGCGTCGAGCGTTTCTCGCCTTGCTGGGCTTCGCTCCCACGGAACCCGAGTTGGCCGTCGCGGCCAAGGCCTTGGAGGAGTGGCGCCGATTGGCAATCGTCGCCTCGGATCCCGCGCCCGCCGAGCGCGCGCGCGCCAGTCTGATCTGGGCATTGCTCAACCATAACGACTTTGTAACCATGCGTTAA